In one window of Paraflavitalea soli DNA:
- a CDS encoding ribonuclease III family protein has protein sequence MGILDRFIGKGSNLAFKKNLRNVLGFVPGKTALYQAALTHRSVRDSADENNERLEYLGDAILSGIVADFLFKKYPYKEEGFLTEMRSKMVNRNKLNEIAIKMGLKKITFYNKFDNSLKMSQIFGNTLEAVVGAIYLDKGFVKTKKWVLECIIIPHLYMEDLEALEINHKNKLYGWANKNGKNLEFETLDERIEGGRRLFTIGAVVDGALLAEGKAYNKKDASQIAAAIAIDKLGLNKVEGEEE, from the coding sequence GTGGGAATCCTGGACCGATTTATTGGCAAGGGAAGCAATCTTGCTTTCAAGAAGAATCTTCGAAATGTGCTGGGTTTTGTACCCGGCAAAACTGCTTTGTACCAGGCCGCATTGACGCATCGCTCTGTTCGTGACAGTGCCGATGAGAACAATGAGCGGCTTGAATACCTGGGGGATGCCATCCTGAGCGGCATTGTAGCCGATTTCCTGTTCAAGAAATATCCCTATAAAGAAGAAGGCTTTCTCACGGAGATGCGGAGTAAGATGGTAAACCGCAATAAGCTCAATGAAATTGCCATCAAGATGGGCCTGAAGAAGATCACCTTCTACAATAAGTTTGACAATTCCCTTAAGATGAGCCAGATCTTCGGCAATACGCTGGAAGCGGTGGTAGGCGCCATCTACCTCGACAAGGGATTTGTAAAGACCAAGAAATGGGTGCTGGAATGCATCATCATCCCCCACCTCTACATGGAGGACCTGGAAGCACTGGAGATCAACCACAAGAATAAATTATACGGCTGGGCCAATAAGAATGGCAAGAACCTCGAATTTGAAACCCTCGATGAACGCATCGAAGGCGGCCGCCGACTCTTCACCATCGGCGCGGTAGTTGATGGCGCCCTGCTGGCCGAAGGCAAAGCCTACAATAAAAAAGACGCCAGCCAGATCGCCGCTGCGATCGCCATCGACAAACTGGGGTTGAATAAAGTGGAAGGAGAAGAAGAATAA